In Nocardioides jishulii, the DNA window TACGGATCGAGGACTTCGTCGACGAGGGCACCTACGTGCTGCGTGCCGAGCTGCCGGGCATCGATCCCGACAAGGACGTCGAGATCACCGTCGACGACGGCGTCCTCACGATCCAGGGCGAACGCAGCGAGGAGAGCAAGGACCGCGACCACAGTGAGTTCCGCTACGGCTCCTTCTCCCGCAGCGTGACGCTGCCCAAGGACAGCAGGGTCGAC includes these proteins:
- a CDS encoding Hsp20 family protein, which produces MTPVVRRRTSPLADLRSWLESDFSAGFPGPVNLPLVRIEDFVDEGTYVLRAELPGIDPDKDVEITVDDGVLTIQGERSEESKDRDHSEFRYGSFSRSVTLPKDSRVDEITAEYRGGVLELRVPMDQTTSEPKKIQVTRPEG